The DNA window TTGGTTTGTATGTCTCCATTTTCAGGTACAGCTAAGCCTGAGATACTGTGGTTTTAAGATAtaatataaagaaggaacaatTTGAAATCAACATGTTCATTCAGTAGTCATCATgtgtttgctgagcacctaccaGGAGCCATTGAGTGTTGGGACCGTGAAGTTGAACAAGGAGCTCTCAGGCCAGTGGGAGATACAGATATGTAACCCAAAAAATTGCAATTCACTGTGATAATTACACAAGAGGCACAAAATAAAGGGTAGCTccaaaggtgggagggagggataaattttgCCTCGGTAAGTGGtggtgtagagagagagaggttagGGTGAGACAGGGGAAGTGTTTTATAGCAGGTAAGTTGAATTGGTGTCTGTGCAGAGTGTGAAATGGGATCTATTCAGCAGATTTTAAACAAGAATAAAGTATTCTGATATAGGAAAAGCAGAGTCTTCATTATTAAAGTAAATTGGGATTGCACGTGAACTAGATTTACTTAATCATTACAGGTAACTTAGAACAAAACAACTGGGTTCTTCTTGGTTAATGAGAAGGAACTGACTGACACGGGTACAGCTTATATTTCCTGAAAGTCTTGACAGACCATGTTTCTCAATTTTACTTTAATCACAGTTATGGATGAGAAATTGTTTACCTACTAACAAGGATGGAAAAACAGGCATAAGCGCAAGAGATATCTAGATTAGATATTCACACGTTTTCAGCATTTATCAAGTATTACAATGAAACGTTACAGTCCTCATTTTCAAGGAACTTTAGGAAGAcattaaaagacattaaaaaggaGTGTTCTGATCAAGAGGTAGAAGAGCAAAGCATCATAGTGACATTGAATGTCAGAATTGGAAAAGATCTTATACATTATCTATTCTattgctctcattttacagataatgtaAATTGACATccagaaagatgaaagaatatgCCAAAGTTATCCTGGTAACTATGGAATCCTTGAGCTTAAATACAGGACTTCAGAGTGTCAGATATTGAATAGGAAAAATGTTGCAAAGGAATATATTATAATCTCTACCATCTTGACAGTTTCCAAAGCACTGTTGGAGGTTAATCTCAGGTGCCTTAATTTAATCTTGCCTGGAGGTGTGGTCCCGCCTAATGGTTTAGTCCATGTCTAAGAAAATCTTCCAGTATCATTAGAGAGAAAAGGCTAAGACCCATGAAACAGAGGGCAACATTAGATTCTCATATGCCAAAGAAAAACCTGCTGTTGGAAGTTAGAGAAGAGAGGAATTGCTTTGGACCAAAGTAGTTCAGGAATAAAGAATTGGGGTCCACTCTTCAATGATGAATGGAGGGAAAGTAGGGTAGCCATTGTTGGAGAGAAATGGTGGGAAGagcaaaggcaaaggagaagcagcaggagcGAGTCCACAGTGTCTGGGTCTGGGGAGAAAACTGGTTAGGAGAACTGGATTTAGAGGAGGGGGAAAAAGCACCTCCTGGAATTCTCTTCCAGTTCTGTAATTCAGTGATCTTTTCTGTTCTGATTACCATTTTACCTTCCTTCTGGAAGGGAGCCAGAAAGAAAGAGGTATCCTTTAACCAATAACTAAACCAGTAATCTCCAAAGAAGTGCTTCATAGAGGAGGAAGGTGTTGAGGTAATCCAGTCAGCAATTAAACTGCCTCAGGCTGGGAGGAAGTCCAGTGTCACCAGAGAAATTCCAAGGGAGTTTTAGCCCTCACCTGTGGGAGCTGACTTCATTCatgggatatatatacacataattggAAACTCTTAGCTTGAGACAGACTCCTAGGAGATCACAAGCAGCAGCCCTTCCTGAACTCAGGTAAAAGAGCTCCCTCTCTCTACACTATTCACATGGTTCTGGGGATGAGCTCAGTTCTCTAGTCATCTAGCCAGGTGTGTTCAGTGCCATGTCTAAAGGAGTCCTTTTCATTAGGACAAAATATCCTAGAGAATAGGGAATTGTCATGTTTATCTTTGTATTCCAGTACCTAGCATGATATTCAAGacagtgggtgcttaataaatgctgatCAAATTGTtgaatttaacatatatttaccaTATACCCACTATGTTCAAGGCAACTAACATCATTCTCTATTTAAAATAAGTTGATCACTCACTAGATGCTAGGTGTACGAATcatgcatcattttatttaaatgtcaaaacAAATTTCTGGGGTAAGTTTAATTAGAACCATTTGGGggctaagaaaacaaaactcagagaggtgagttgacttgtccaaggtcacatagatgGAGAGTGACTAACTCATACAGACTTACCTGtgacattttcagttttaaaagttaaagtgcTATGCCCTggatcctcccccaccccgccccagtcTTGGGAAAACTGGGACAACCTACACCGATGGGGACTTGTAGAGCAGGCATTTGGACCTAGTTCTCAAACCCAGAGTTCTCTCTGATacttttgggtttggtttgtttattCCCTTTTCCTACATGTGGCAGTATCCCAGGTGAACATGAATGTAAAGTATACCGAGCCTATTGATTGGAAcgcaggaaaaaaatcagtaagcgGTAACGATTATCAGTGCTGTACCAAGGCATCCGGGAACCTAAGGCAAACAGGAAAGATGTACACCTCTCTATATATgcttttttaagacttttattggagtatagttgatttacaatgttgttttagttttaggtgtacagcaaagtgaatcagttatacatatacatatatccactcttttttagattcttttcccatataggccattatggagtattgagtatagttccctgtgctgtacagtaggtccttattctttatctattttatgtataataatgagtataggtcaatcccaatctcccaatttatccctccccaccttacactctggtaaccataagtttgttttctacatctgtgactctacttctgttttgtaaatagtttcatTTGTACTCTTCtgcatatgtttttattattttatgtatattatttttccaaGACATTAAGGTAGttgaaaattattgaaaaattgaTAATTAGCTGTATTACAACtcacattatttttaagtttaaatatgttatttatgtcCCAAACAGAAttcattataattttactttcctgGTTTTAAGGGGAGAAAACTCATCACTAATATTTTCATCATATACTTCTGATACATAAAGacatagatatggatatagatacatagatagatatagacGGATGGATAAACATATGTAGATATAGATGGCTAGATAGATAATGTACagctagatagatagacagataggagCACTCATTTCCCCTTTTGTCCTGGGTTCCGATATGGCTCGGCATGGCCCTGTCAgattctgtctttatttaaattgttaatcttttgttcatcatggttgttttcattaattttgctactgcattaaaatattatttatcttgattactgagacttttgtctccttaaattttgtgcctgaGGTGAGTGTTTCACTCTCCTCTCCCTAATCTCAGTGCATTATCATTTTACCTTAAAACTCAGCAACTACTATAAAGTGCCCTCTTACAGAGCAAGCCTCATCCCAAGAAGAAATGAGTTCCTTCCcacctttttcctctttcttttgggATTGCTTACTTGATTCTCGGCCTGAGTTACAAGGCTAGGAAAGCGCATACTCTTGGATTAGTCCCAGGTATGCCTGACTGCTGCCTTCCTGCAGAGGGCGCTGTGGAGTCCAGGCACCCCAGGAGGGTGGAGAAGTGTTAGGTGGAATTAGGCTGATTGTCCATCAGAACTTGCCTTTCCCTGGCAGAAGGATTGTTGTGAAATCATTGACTTTCTATTTGCCTTTGGGCTGAAATAAATCTACTATCCTCAAATAACCAATCTGATCTCAGACAAATGTCAAATAGAGCTAAGTTCCTCTGCCCTGGGGATGGCCGTAAAATCCAGACAATTTCCCTGAAATGTTTTTGGTGGCTTGGCAGCAGCTTCTATGAGGTTCAGTTTTCCCCCAGTCCCTCTGTGGGTCTGAGGGGACCAGAAGGGTGAGCTACATTGGCATTCTGGAAGGGAAGACTATATACGTCAATTCGCGAAAAGAAGTTTTGACATTTTCCCTGAAATTTCATCCTCTATCTACTCATTGCAAGTGCCTGCTGCTCCAGGCCTTTCCTGCTGGGCAATAACTATGGGGCTGGGTTGGGGAGAGAATAAAGGAGCCAGGACCTGTAGCACCAACTCATACTCAGACCCTGAGCAAGCACCTGaagccttctcttctctttttcttagtaaGTTGGATGAATGTGCCAGACCATCTGAAGTCAGATGAAGCTATTAAGTTTCACCAGGGGACATCGGGGATTGGGGGGAGACATGCCCCTGGTGACGGGATTGGCTTCTTAAGGCATGAAATGGGGAAATCAATAAGTCATGCTCTTTCCTTTGAATTCTTAGCTCCTGTGGTCTCCAGAATCTGGCTCCAGAATCTCCTGTGGTCTCCAGAATGAAAGGCTCTGGTCTtcccctctgccttctttctGCTGTGTTTTATCTCTTCTGGACACCTTCCGCCAGGGTGAAGACACTCCATTTGGGAAGCTGTGTGATCACTGCAAGTCTTCAGGCAATTCGAAGTGGATTTTCGGAGATACGGGACAGAGGGCTATGTGAGGGAGGGACCCCACCTTTCACTTTGTGACTGCCTCCCCacttttctacttatttttctctgtccctCAGCAGTGTGATCACAAAAAGAGGCAGGCTGGGGACTCCTTACCAGGAGGATGTGTTCCCAGGAAATATCTGTAGTTCATAATTTAAAAGTGTTTTGGAGAGGGACTCTGCCCACTGTGCCAtggcagggaggggatgggaggtcTGGATGTCTAAGATCCTGGCAGCAGTTACTGACCTGTACTTTTTCATCTTGCCTTCCTCTGTTTAGCAACCCAAAGATGAAATCATTGACCTCAGAATCTTGAGGAAGACTCAGCCTTTGCAAGACACAAAGGTACATGTTTGGTCTGTATGAGTTCTGGGAGGAAATATGAGTCGGGGGCATCTCCATCACCCTTGTCCCTggacaccctccccccaccaacacGCCAGTCTTCCTTGTAGCCTGCAGGTCAGTGCTGCCTCCTCTGCCATATACTGAGACTCTACCTGGACAAGGTATTCAAAAACTATCAGACCCCTGACCACCGTATCCTCCAGAAGATCAGCGGTCTCGCCAACTCTTTTCCTACCATCAAGAAGGACCTCTGGCTCTGTGTGACTAAGGGTCTTGGGTAAAAGGATCCACCTCAGCACATAGCTTCAATGACTTAGCAATCAGGTTCATTCTTAGCCTCATTTAATGGATGGAAGAACTGAGTCCAAGAGTTCTAATAATCTGTGTTGAGCCATGTGACTAGGTAATGAGAActcagttatatttatttttgaatacaaGCTCCATACAAAATGTCTACAGAACTATAAAGTGCTACCTATTTGATGTCACTGATAATTTCCTAGTATCCATGAAATTATGCTTCTTCTGTAGGTGAGTTATCCTGCGGCATACTAGTGCATCCTGAGTCCAGGCAGCTAATCAGCAGACAACCGGACTCAATCTCAAGATAGGACCTAGGAATCCAATTCTCTCTCCCATGGGGGCTCTCTGGAGGGAGCTAGACTAGAACTGGGTTGGGGGGTGCAGGCCAGATGGGATACAGTGATCACAAACTCTTTCAGTGCTGCCTGTttctaaaaagaaacaatgagCTCTATATGCTTCCTCTTCTAGCTGATGATCAGTTTAATGATCCTAAATAAGGAGGTCTGAAAAGACTTCTATAGGTGAAAGAATAGAACTTCCACCTACTTCGTGTCAATGGCAAGGGCAGAAAATCAGAATCTTTAATAAAATCTATCATTCTTTGGTATTCTTTTCAGCATGCCCATATGACATGCCCTTGTGGGGAGGAAGCAATGGAGAAATACAGCCAGCTTATGAGTCACTTCCAAGAGGTATATGCAATTTTGGCCTTGGTTGGGATGAGTGTTTTTAGAACTGAGATcatagatgggtgggatggatgTTCATACCCAAAGAAATGTTATAGCCCTCAGGTTAATGGCCCTCTGAGGTCATGTGGACTGTCCCTCTGCTTTAACCCAGGGGATACCCATTCAGGCTCTAGAAGGGTGCTGTCTCTGCAAGATGCTCTGGGAATCAAGAAGGAATAGCCATGATTCCATCAAGTCACTCCAGAGACATCTGAACTTTCCAGCTACACAAACTAGAGGCGATAGTTTTCCGACATTCACACACTTGTACATACCCTCAAAAATAGTCACTCACAATTTCCTGCATGCCCATGCCATGCTGTTTCTCACCTCAATGCCTTTGCACATCTGCCAGGAAGGCTGGAGTCTGCTCCACACTCActaattcctactcatcctttaagactcagcCTAGGCATCACCTCCAGGAAGGCACTGGCTACTTCTCTCAGAGTTAAGTGCTCCTGTCATCCTGTGGGGCCCCCATCATCTATTTACCACACTACATTTTAATTGCCTGCTTCTGCCTGTCTCCCTCACTCAACTGTGAATTCCCTGTGGGTAGTGATGATGTCATTCGTTTCTGAGTCCCTAGCCAGCCCAATGCttagcacaataaatatttgttccattGAAGGATGCACAGTAGGCAacccgtacacacacacacacacacacacacacacacacacacacacacacacacacacacacatctttctttaaaaaacagcctAATTACTTTGATCTCTGTGATTCAAGAGGCTTGAGTTGTAGTCCCAATTCTGCTacacccctgggcctcagtttctctatgtAAGACTAGGGTGATTGGACTCAATGatttttcctccctcttgtgAGATCTTAAGGTTCCATAATGTCTCTTGAgctcttcattttgaaaaagatgCTCTGTTTACAATCTCCAATAGACCTACCAGTGAAAGGAGAGGATTAACCTTGGAGCCCACATTGTCTCTTTATGAGTTGCTCACCACTTCACTTGGTATCTTCCAGCTTCAGCCTCAGGCAGCAGTGGTGAAGGCTTTGGGGGAGCTAGACATTCTCCTGAGCTGGATGGAAGAGATGGACTAGGAAGAAAGTGATGCTGCTGAGAGTATTCTGGGCCAAGACTCCCAGCCCTCAGTACCCAGGAGGCATGACCCCAAACCACCATCTCTTTGTTGTATAATTTAGTGCTGGTCActgtgtatattatttatttattatttgtttccttaCTGTGATTATCTTCATGTGTTCCTATTCTTAATCTAGAGTTTTGTCAGATTTTAATAAGatcttttttactgttgagtgtATTTATtagttaatatatttatttttgctatttaacttatttatttttatatttgaagatgagacttttaaaaacaattcacaGATTATATTTATAACCCAACTAGAGCAGGTTTTTCATAGAGTAAACAAACCTTCTAAATTCTAGAGGAGCGGctagaattttattaaattaaggaCATGTTTACTGACCACCAGCACTCTAAGAGATACTTAAAACTGAACCAATGGCTACTAAGCGTGGGTTGTGGAAGAAGAACTTCTGATGTGAAATTACAGGCTTGTCTTACAATTACTGACCACCCCCACTCAACTCCCAAACCCCAGACTTGTGTATCTTCCATTTATGGAATCCTCTGGGGCCAGAATGTATTTTCACAAATAAAGTTTTCTCCGTATGATATCTGCTTGGAGTTTGAAAATGCTTCAGGAGTAGAAACAATGGTGGGGATGAGCTTGAATCTCATGTTACCTAGGGACCTCTTGCTTCTTCGGAGAAGGAAGATGCCAGTGGGAACCTGGGCCTTCTCTCCCCTGCCAAATGCATCCCCAGCTCTATCTCCTAAATCACCCACAGCTCCGTTCCCATGGCTCTGCCCTCCACATAAAGAGACTGTGACTGGGTGAGGGGCATCAGTCCTCCCCGCTTCCTCCTTGCTGGTGTTGGGCACTCTCCTCTCTGTACCCGTTTTCCTTCTCGTTTCAGGCTCTCATACTTCTGTGTCAGAGGTCTTAATTGCAACACAAATTATAATGGACAGGAAGCTCAATTATAAGGGCTAAGAATGCACAGGGGCAAAGTGTAGTTCCCGAGCCCTGCCCAGGGAGGTGCATGAGCCCTCTTTCGAAGTCCTTCCATTTTGGATTCTGGCCAGCCTCATGGTATAGGTTGTTCCTGGATCAAGTCTTTGAGTTTGGAAACAACTATTAAGTCAGTGTTCTCATTCCAGGCCCCTTTCATGCTGAGCTTCCCTGGGCTCGAAGGAGCCAGAATTCTGGCCTGGACTgcttgcctccttcctccccatctcacTCCGAATAGCACCTCAGCTTAGCAGTTTAGCTTCCACAGTTTCAGAAACAGCAAACTGATGTTCCTATAGTGAGCTTTCCCACTGCTTCTGGTTTCTGCTCCCAGCCCTCATCCTCGGCCctgatgaaatttaaataattttattgattttttttctcattattaagtAACAACTACCCAGtagagaaaatttggaaaatacaaaaaatataaagaagaaaatgcaaatcactcATAATCCTATCACCCATAGATaaccattctgaaatatttaggtgttttttaaaatattaattaatttatttatttatttttggctgtgttgggtcttcgttgctgcacgcaggctttctctagttgtggcgagcaggggctactctttgttgtggtgtgtgggattctcatttctcactgaggtggcttcgtcttgttgctgagcacgggctctaggcgcatgggcttcagtagttgtggcacacgggctctagagcacaggctctagagcacaggctcagtagttgtggctcacaggcttagtttctccatggcatgtgggatcttcccagactagggatcaaacctgtgtcccctacattggcaggcagattcttaatctgcaccgccaaggaagtccctaggtGTGTTTTTCTCCAGATCTTTTTTCTTGGATTCAAATCATGATTCAACTCTGATTACCTGTAAAATTTAACCTAGGAACCTCTGGAAAACAAGATGATAACACCTACATTTCAGGGTGATGGAAGAGATGGTCTTTTTATGTTCCTTTGAAACAAGgcatttttgcttttatactcCCCATTATGATCACCCTTCTTCTATCAGATTTTCCAGTTGCCTGTCTTCTGGTTTCCCTGACCAGTCTGACAAACGACTCAGCTTTAACTCTCAAGGCACAGTTACAAAGTCAACTTCACTGAACTCAGTGTTAAAATTagaaccaggggcttccctggtggcgcagtggttgagaatctgcctgccaatgcaggggacacgggttcaagccctggtctgggaagatcccacatgccgcagagcaactaagcccgtgagccgcaattactgaccctgcgcgtctggagcccgtgctccgcaacaagagaggccgcgatagtgagaggcccgcgcaccgtgatgaagagtggccccctcttgccgcaactagagaaagccctcgcacagaacgaagacccaacacagccataaataaataaataaataaaattagaaccaaCACGAGACATGCCGAGGGTGTGTCTCAGGTTGACCCACAGAACTGAGGATGAAGCTAATCCCTTTGTTTTCTGGGAAGCATTTCTGATTCTTCTGAGAGTCTGGGCCATGGGAAGCCTTGGTCTTTTGGAACTCCACGTTACCATGTAACCACTCCTTGCCTGTTTATTCCTCTCCCCTGCAggacccttctcctcctccaagtCATTTTTCTGGTCTCTGCTTGACCTACCACAGTACCAACAATGGGGAATTCAGCAGTGGAGGGTCAAGCCAGTTTGGGGACTAAGACAAAACTTCATGAAGGTGGGCCATTAAGGGACAGACTCTAAAGAATAGTTTACAATTGTCACTTTCAATTCTAACAGTGAAAATGATCGTTGTCATTTACTAAGTACCtctcatgtgccaggcactgctctggaaacttcacatacattatcttatttaatccttaaaacaatcctgtgaggtaggttaTTATTATCAGATTGCAAGGGAAAATGTGCTCAGAGATGGTAAGTAATTTGTGCAAGGGCAGAACCAAGCATTGAATCCGGACACCCTGATACCACAGCCCTCTATGCTTTCCTACTCTACTGTCTTCTTTCCCAACAGTGGCATCTAGTGTTCAGAAGCTCAGTGGGAAGGAATAATAAGTTTGGGCTTCATAGAGACATGAGTGAAAATCCTGACTTGGACACTCACTATCTTGGACCAGGACATAAC is part of the Balaenoptera musculus isolate JJ_BM4_2016_0621 chromosome 1, mBalMus1.pri.v3, whole genome shotgun sequence genome and encodes:
- the IL20 gene encoding LOW QUALITY PROTEIN: interleukin-20 (The sequence of the model RefSeq protein was modified relative to this genomic sequence to represent the inferred CDS: substituted 1 base at 1 genomic stop codon); this encodes MKGSGLPLCLLSAVFYLFWTPSARVKTLHLGSCVITASLQAIRSGFSEIRDSXQPKDEIIDLRILRKTQPLQDTKPAGQCCLLCHILRLYLDKVFKNYQTPDHRILQKISGLANSFPTIKKDLWLCHAHMTCPCGEEAMEKYSQLMSHFQELQPQAAVVKALGELDILLSWMEEMD